In the genome of Mastomys coucha isolate ucsf_1 unplaced genomic scaffold, UCSF_Mcou_1 pScaffold21, whole genome shotgun sequence, the window CCACCACGGCCCTAGTATCACCGCACTCTCCTGGAAGAACCttcattttttgatattttattgagaaaggaCCTCATACAGCCTAGCTTGCCCAGGAATTAGCTATGTATCCAAAGGAGACCTTGAACTGAGGGTCTTGTCATCACCCCAGGTTtaagtggtgctggggattgaacccaggctttCATGTATACTTGGtaagccctctaccaactgagctacatccccaacctTTATTCACTCAGTTATTGTCTCattatgtaggccaggttggccttgaactcataatcctcctttGTTGGGCTCTTATGTAAATAGAATACAGGCAATGCACCACAACCCCTGACTAAATTTAGGAATGGAGTATGTGTgtgctagagatggaacccagggtcttgtgcatgctgagcCACACCCCGTCCCCTCACCGgagaattctaggcaggggctctaccactgacaGATAAGGTTCAGCCTGTGAATCTTccaatcttttgttgttgttgttgttttgttttgtttttcaagacagggtttctctgtgtaaccctggctgtcctggaactcactacaggctgtccttgaactcagaaatccgcctgcccctgtctcccaagcactgggattaaaggcgtgcaccaccactgcccggctgaatcttctaatcttatttatttatttttggttctttaAGACAGTATTTCTCCGTGtagcttgactgtcctggaattcactctgtagaccaggctaacctcagactcatagagctctgcttgcttctgcctcctaagtgttgggattaaaggcgagcatcGCTACCCAGCAAATCAAATCTTAAAGGCCTTCCTCTTCTGACTGTTCTACAGACATTCCAGAACCCCACTGATACTCATATTTCCCAGGGATCCTGAAATCCCATCCATCTATCAGGCCCTGGATTTGTCAAATCTCATTCCCTCAAGGGCCTCTAACCTCATGCCATCTCTCAGGGTCCTTTGAGACATCCGCAGCCCATCCTCTCCCATCTCAGGCACTGGAAAGCCTGACAAGTCCCCATCGGCATTGCCTTCCCAGGCTCCTAGAGCCTCAAAGGTTCAGGGAGGGCTGAGAattctgatgagggttgagaatTCCTTCCATGGCTTCCAGACGGCATAGTTTCATGGACCCTAGAGATCACAGGCCTAGCATGTATCAgagcccctcccacacacacacacctcatctCTGAATAGTTCAGGgattgagccaggcatggtagcctACTCCTATAATCACAGTAGTACTGAgtacactgaggcaggaggattgctagttTGAGGACAGACTGAGATGCATAGCGATACTATgtctaaaccaaaccaaaccaaaccaaaccaaaccacccaaTAGCTGAGCATGGTGGAGAGCATCTTTGTTTCTGGTACtctgagagcagaggcaggtagatctctgggactTTGAGGCAAAcgtggtctacagaatgagttctcgGTCAGTCAAAGCTTGGTCTCAAagacaggagggagagatgggggtggTGAGGGGAATCTGCAGAGAAGACTCAGTGTTATGAGCGAGCCTTAgtcactcttccagaagacctggcttTTGTTCCTcgtcacaactgtgtgtaacttcAGTACCAGGGATCTGAGGTCTCCACAGACACTGCACACGtggcatgtggtacacagacatacatgcaggcaacacacacacatataaaaattacatacacatacacacaactggGGATAGGGTCCTGGGGACCCTTGTCCTGATAGAGCCCCTAGGCCCAAGATGTCCCTAAGTACCTCAGACCCACCTCTACCTGCTCCAACAGGCTCCACGGCTCCTACGAGGTAATGCGAGGAGGCCACATGAACGAGGCTTTTGTGGACTTTACAGGAGGCGTGGGTGAGGTCCTCTACTTGAGACAAAACACTCCGGGTGTCTTTGCTGCCCTTCGCCACGCTTTGGCCAAGGAGTCCCTTGTGGGTGCCACTGCCCTGGTGAGAGCTGAGCTCCCATGTGGACCGCCACTAGACCAGCACGGGCAGGGATGAGGTGGGAGGGGAGCCTTAGCATCCAGTGTCTTTCTTACCTTCTGCTGCTACCCGCCctacccgccccccccccaggttCCTCAGTGGTAGATTCTAGGCCAGTGCTCTATAAGTAAGCTacatccctccccctccccctccatttttacattttgtttccaGGCAGGGTCTAAGTTACCcacactagccttgaacttgtgatcatcCCTCAGCCTTCTGTGTAGCTGGGATCTCAGGCCTGTGATGCAGAGTCTGGGCTTCCGACGTCTCCTTTCTGTCACTCCAACCCTCTCTGAGTCCCTTGGCATTTTATGCTGCTTGGAGAGCTCTGGGGTTGGAAGCATGAGGCTGGGCTGGGAGGCTAGGGAGATGCTTCTGTCTCCCACCTGAGGCTCACAATCTTGGCCTCCTCCAGAGTGATCGGGGTGAGATCCGCACAGATGAAGGGCTGGTGAAGGGACATGCTTATTCTGTCACGGGCACACACAAGGTGAGTCACTCCATAGGTGGTCTAGGCTAACTGTACCCTCTGTAAGGATGTCCCCCACACCACCCCCACTGATGACTTTGTCTTCAGATGTCTCTGGGCTTCACCAAGGTGCGGCTGCTGCGGCTGAGGAACCCCTGGGGCCGCGTGGAGTGGTCCGGGCCCTGGAGTGACAGGTGGGATGGGCTTGGGGTGGGCAGGGGTGTGGCCAGTGGGCGTGGCTCCACATGTCTTCCTCTTACACTGGTCTCTTCAGCTGCCCACGCTGGGACATGCTACCCTCTGAGTGGCGAGATGCCCTGCTTGTGAAAAAGGAAGATGGCGAGTTCTGGTGAGTTCTTAGGGGCTCACGCTACTTGTGGGAGGTCagaaaggacacagagaaactcatGGGATGGATGGGTACATTTGTAGAGCAATGGTCTCTATCAGCTGTGATTTGGGGacctgaatcttttttttttttttttttttgcaaagtcaGGGCAGAAGCAGTAAAATCGGGACTATAAAGGACATTGTTTTCAGAGGGAGAACACTGAAATTaggttagcctagaactcactatatagaccaggctagccccagaCTCATGGCAATCTTTTGACCTCGACCTCCCTAAGGGCAAGGCTGGAACTGCAGGCATGAGGGGATCTAAAGGAATTTGGAGTCAGTGATTTTGGGAGGTTTAATGGGAACAGGACCATATCTAGGGTGATCTGGGGATGCTTGGTGACATTCGGGgctttaaatatatgtaatttaaaactcttttctgccgggcggtggtggcgcacgcctttaatcccagcacttgggaggcagaggcaggtggatttctgagttcgaggcagcctggtctacagagtgagttccaggacagccagggctacacagagaaactctgtctcgaaaaaaaaaaccaaaaaaacaacaaaaaaaacaaaacccaaaaaactctTTTCCTAGTTTTCTACTTGTCTGTCGAGTCTGTGCCTGTAGCATGCCACAGCGCTGAGAggagtgagttctctccttccactgtgggccGCTGAGGTCAAActctcaggctgtcaggcttggacAGCAGTGGCTCTTATTGGctctgccatctccccagccccgctTGAGGGTTTCTAACGTTCATTTGAAGACATCGAGAAGCCTTTGTGAATCTTTCCAGAGGTGGGGTGTTTGTGAGGACTCGGAGACCGCAGCAAGGCCTGAAGCTTTCGGGGTTTCTGGAGACTGGAAGTTATTTGGCAGTATTTAAGGAGCTGGGGGCTCTGGGGTGGTGGGACACTGATGGGGTCCCTCGAACTGAGCTCCGGGGGTGACTGGGCACTTCTCGTGGTTGGTACTTTCCAGGATGGAGCTTCAAGACTTCCTCACACACTTCAACACGGTCCAGATTTGTTCGCTGAGCCCTGAGGTGTTGGGCCCCAGCCCTGCTGGTGGTGGCTGGCACATCCACATCTTCCAGGGCCGCTGGGTGCGAGGCTTCAACTCTGGTGGCAGCCAGCCCAGTGCTGGTGAGGCCTGGGGACCCCCAGAGGCAAACTAGGGTGAGGCTTGTGGCAGGATGGGAACTCCACCACCTTCTTTTCCGTCAGAAAACTTCTGGACCAACCCGCAGTTCCGGCTGACACTGCTGGAACCTGATgaggaagaggatgatgatgatgaagagggaCCCTGGGGAGGCTGGGGAGCAGCAGGGGCCCGGGGCCCGGCGAGAGGAGGCCGAGTCCCCAAGTGCACGGTCCTACTGTCACTCATCCAGCGCAACCGCCGGTGTCTGAGGGCCAAGGGCCTCACTTACCTCACTGTGGGCTTCCACGTGTTCCAGGTGAGGCCAAGGTCAAGTTGAGGATCTGGAGGGGCAGAGGGTCCCAAGGGCACCGTTACGGGCAGGAGTGTACTGAGGGTTCAAAGAGGAGTGCCACTGCAGAGATCATTGGAGAGAGGGATTCGAGTACGGGGAGAGAAAAAGGTTGAGGGTCAGAAGGCAGGAAGGGACCAAGGGGCAGAGAAGGGATGAGGGCACAGGTGGAAAGGAAAGGGCTGGGGGAGGAGTCAGAGAGGACCTAGGTAAGAGATGAGGAAAGATTAAGGGTCCAGAAAGAAGGAGGGGTGTGAGAGGTGTGGAGGGGCAGGAGGGAAATCTGCGAGCTCTCCAATCCTCATTCCATTGGTGTTTTCTTCCTGCAGATTCCAGAGGAGGTGGGTATCAGATGCGACCCAGACTCACCCTAGGGCTCGGTGGACCAGTGCAGAAAGCTTGGGGACACGGGAGGGCCTGGCCGGACAGTCTGGGTGTGTGGGGAATGGCGGGGTGGGGTTATCTGAGGGTCGGATGAGGGGCTCGGGTGGGTGGTGGTCATGGCGCCCTGCCCGCAGCTGCTGGACCTCTGGGACTCCCCGCGCAGCCGCGCGCTCTTACCGGGACTGCTGCGGGCCGACCGCTCGGTTTTCTGCGCTCGCCGCGACGTGAGCCGCCGCTGCCGCCTGCCGCCCGGCCACTACCTGGTGGTACCCAGCGCCTCACGCGTGGGCGATGAAGCCGACTTCACACTGCGCATCTTCTCGGAGCGCAGCCACACAGCAGTGTGAGTCGGTGCCTTCCTCCCCAAGCCTTACTAGGGGTACCCGGTACCCGGACCCCCGCCCAGGAACCTCAATCTAGAATCATAGGTCCCGCCCCTGCCCCCAAGCCCCCGCCCAGGATCACAAATCCCCGCCcctgcatccccagccctgccCTAACCAGGGgttcccccttcccccaaaacCCACACTGCCCTTTGACTGTACCCACTTTCTCTGCTGAGACCCCCACCCGAACGCCTTCTTCCGTAATTTGCAGGGAGATCGATGACGTGATCAGCGCAGACCTGGACGCCCTCCAGGTGAGGCCTGTTGTGGGTGGGGACAGGACTCAGGGCTGGCAGGGCTTTGGGAAGGAACTGACTTCCTCCATCCCACAGGCCCCCTACaagcctctggagctggagttggcaCAGCTATTTTTGGAGCTGGCTGGAGAGGTGAGAAGAGTTGGGGACTGAACTCCCGTCTCTCCTTAggtgtcttaaaaaacaaacaaaaagccatccCAAACCAAACATTGTAGATCAGGATATCCAGGAACAACTATGTgtcctgtagcccaggttggcctccttCAGGCTACCCAATGTTGGGGTTACAAACCTGAGCCACTTTGCTGGGGCTGGGGTGTCTTTGCCTACTTCCACAGTGCTTTCCTCTTATGTGTTCTGGGACTGCTCGAATTGTCTCAAGGCCTTGGCTGGGTCTGCACCTCCCTTCTCTGAAGGTTCACATCCCCTGCCAGACTCAAACATCTTTCCCAAGTGCCTTCTTCTGTCATTTGCCCACTGTGGGCTCCCACCGTGTGTCTCCCGCCACTCTCCTGACCGACCACTCTGAGGACAGACCTGCCTCTTCTAACTGAACCCTAAGAAGGCAGCCACAGATAGACCCTCCACACTATGGAGCACATGACCTGTCCCGGAGTGGATTGTTGACTGGATATTTTTGAGCTGGTGGCCTCACGAGTGGTTCTTTCCTGACTAGGAGGAGGAACTCAACGCTCTTCAGCTGCAGACCTTAATAAGCATCGCTCTGGAGCCTGGTGAGTTTGGCTGGAGGTTGAGGTGGGGATCCCTGCAACTGGAGCACCATAGCTATAGGGCCCCTGTGTGTGATGAAGCTAGGGCTCCAGGCACAAGAACCAGGGCTTCCTACAAGGCTATGTGAGGGCCATGATCACTTGCAGCTCCACCCCACTTCCTCTAAGAGGTGGGGACAGAGACATACAACCCTAGCTTGGTTGGCTTTTAAGGCATGAACTCTCAGCACCTGTTTCTACAAAATGCCTACTGGAGGGAGTTAGTCTGAAAAGCTCTTGCAGTGTTGGTCTACATGAAAGGGctgctggatttcttttttttttgcagcgAGGGCCAACACGAGGACCCCTGGAGAGATTGGGCTTAGAACCTGTGAACAGCTTGTGCAGTGTTTTGGGGTACGTGGGGTagtgtatggggaggggggacagggaTGCTGGGGTTTCCCCTTGCCTTTTAGGGGGCACTGATTGTAACCAGGTGTCCTCACTGCAGCGTGGGCAAAGACTGGCCCTACACCACTTCCAGGAACTCTGGGGCCATCTCCTGTCATGGCAGGTATGTGAAGGTTGGGAGCAGCTGCCTCCTTCTAGACACTGATATCCTGTGAACCACAAAGGGGGCACCACCAATTTGGGAGTGAAGGGGATATAAAGTCCCTGTCACTCCACGGTGGCCCTCTGAGGGTACTGAATGCAGTGATCTAgagctgtctctgcttcctgttggaATTCCAGTTCCCAACCCAGCTTCTTCCTTGCCAGGTGACCGGCCTGTCACCTCACCTGTGAAGAGCCTCTGCTTAGCTACTAATGGGTACTGCTTCAagggaggagctgaagggtcccAGAACTGATCATAGTGATAACTCCCTGTTATTGAGTCCTCCCTAGCCTTTGTGGGTAGATGGATTTGAACTTGTTCCCAACAGCCTGGGAGCTTGTCCCCTTCTCACAGATAAACAGGTGCAAAGTGGTGCCCACCCAGAAGCCAGGGGAGCTGTGGCCTGAGCCCAGCCTGTCCGGCCTCAGGGACCCTCTCTTAGCTATTTCAAGGTGAAAGAACATCACTCTGGGGCTGGACTTGTGGTACTGACTCCCACCTGCCTCTCCATCCTCCAGGCCACATTTGACAAGTTCGATGAAGATGCCTCTGGTACAATGAACTCCTGTGAACTGAGGCTGGCACTGACTGCTGCAGGTGTGGCTGGGGACCTGGGATGGCTGTAGAGACAGCACTCAATCCTCAAATTCTTGTCTGCATCCCTCAGCTGTGGCCATCCCTAATGGGCTGTCCACAGCAAGGCCCAGTGCCAATTTCCTTTCGTGGAGGCTCTGACTGCTCTTATCTGTGACACGGCTAATGTGTAGTGTGGCAAGGAGCCCATAGGATGCCACAGAACACCCCAGATACCCTAAAGCACCTTCTAAGGCTACCCTAAGCAATGAAGAAATGTGTTAGACCAGTCAGCTCCATGCCTCCAGGTGGGCTCATCTGTGACTAAATAGGAgacagggcaggcaggcagggggtGGCACAGGTGGCTATTGAGATGAGAGACTACAAGTATGGCCTCAGAAGAGGAGTCACACAGCAGTACCCAGGCAGGGAGATAGAgagtccttcagtctctgaaggAGAAACCACAAAGCTGTACCGTTGGCACCTTGAGATGCAGCCTAAGCAACTTAAGTGTCGCCCTAAATTCACaaagggctggggatatggctcagtgggagagctgCTGCCTAGGGCCTGCCAGTGAGGGGCCTGTGGGTGAGTGCAGAGGAGCAAGGGCCCCAgagttccatccccaacactcccaaacagcaacaaaacccccGCATCAGCTGGTGAGTGCTCATCTAGCAtgctggaggccctgggttctagaTCAAGTACCACATAAACCACAAGCTAAACTCCTGGCACCTAGAAGGCGGGGGCAGGAGACTCAGGGGCCAATGACCATCGTTGGCTATGTTAAAGGAATCAGAGGTCAGCTTCTCTCTAAGAACAGAGCACAAAACAGCACACAGGAATGTGGCTTAGGCAAGGTACTTGCAACTAAAGTGTGAGGGCCAGAGGTCAGATGCCCAGTACCCACGCAAAGGCCAAGTGATCTCCAGAGACGTTAGACAAACTGGTTTGAGTTCTGGCTctcagtgagactctgcctcaatacATAAaggagtgattgaggaagatgctCCCCTATGTATGTACGCGTGCCCACACAAGTGAACATACTGCATACGCCCACCCCAACACTAAAAGAAGCAACATCACACATGGAATACTGTGAACACACTAAACAAGGCAGCCTCCCTTGTAGGCTTCCATCTGAACAACCAGCTGACCCAGTCCCTCACTAGCCGCTACAGGGACAGCCGGCTCCGTGTGGACTTTGAGCGCTTCGTGTGCTGTGCAGCCCGGCTCACCTGCATCTTCCGTGAGTGCTACTCCTGGCAGGGTGGGGTGTGGCAGGACTGGGGCTTCATACTCACCCTGGCCTCTCATACACAGGCCACTGCTGCCAACACCTGGATGGTGGCGAGGGGGTTGTCTGCCTGACCCACAAACAGGTGAGCTGGCCTGGGAAGGTGTAGTTCTAGCACTGCCCCAAGGCCTCTGCCTCAaggctctttcctttctcttca includes:
- the Capn12 gene encoding calpain-12 — encoded protein: MASGNRKVTIQLVDDGAGAGAGAPKLFKGQNYEAIRTACLDSGILFRDPCFPAGPDALGYDKLGPDSEKAKGVEWKRPHEFCAEPQFICEDMSRTDVCQGSLGNCWLLAAAASLTLYPRLLYRVVPPGQGFQDGYAGVFHFQLWQFGRWVDVVVDDKLPVREGKLMFVRSEQRNEFWAPLLEKAYAKLHGSYEVMRGGHMNEAFVDFTGGVGEVLYLRQNTPGVFAALRHALAKESLVGATALSDRGEIRTDEGLVKGHAYSVTGTHKMSLGFTKVRLLRLRNPWGRVEWSGPWSDSCPRWDMLPSEWRDALLVKKEDGEFWMELQDFLTHFNTVQICSLSPEVLGPSPAGGGWHIHIFQGRWVRGFNSGGSQPSAENFWTNPQFRLTLLEPDEEEDDDDEEGPWGGWGAAGARGPARGGRVPKCTVLLSLIQRNRRCLRAKGLTYLTVGFHVFQIPEELLDLWDSPRSRALLPGLLRADRSVFCARRDVSRRCRLPPGHYLVVPSASRVGDEADFTLRIFSERSHTAVEIDDVISADLDALQAPYKPLELELAQLFLELAGEEEELNALQLQTLISIALEPARANTRTPGEIGLRTCEQLVQCFGRGQRLALHHFQELWGHLLSWQATFDKFDEDASGTMNSCELRLALTAAGFHLNNQLTQSLTSRYRDSRLRVDFERFVCCAARLTCIFRHCCQHLDGGEGVVCLTHKQWSEVATFS